TTCTCCCGGTTGTAGACCTCCGGATTGACGGGATCGATCGTGTGCGCGTGGTCCTTGGCCTCTTCGTACTTCCTGCGCAGGTCGGGACGCCTGTCGAGGATGTCCATGAAGGCCAGCGAGTCCTTGTGCACCGGATCGCCACGGTGGCAGATGTGGATGTTGATGTTGAACCTGCGCCCGTCGTGCACGACGCTCGCGCATACATAGGGTTTCTCATCTTTATCCACCCATACGGCACGCCGATGAAACCCGAGCGCCTCGAACGCCTGTTGCTCGCGGCGCAAATCCTCCCTCTGCGTGATGGCAACAGCATCGACCATCGGCTTTCCCCGCAGGCCACGAATGGCGGTGCTGCCGATGTGAACGAGCTCCACGCCCTCGAGGTGCTCCTGAATGTGGCGCTGAACTTGCGCGAACACCTCGGCGTACGCGGGGTCGTAGGGCAGGATGTTGCGGTGTTCCAGGCTCTCATCGAACGCATCGATCTTCATGATTGCTCCATGCGAATTGTTCATCGCGGGTGACCACGCCGGGTCGAATGGTAGTCCGCTACCCGTCGCACGACCGGCTCGCGAAGCATCGACACGCCTGAGGCTGTCTGCGTCGTCGAAGCCGGTGCAGCAGCTGGACCGTACGCTGTGCGAGATCGCTGCGCGACATGGGGAGGCGCGGTGCGATTGGGTCATGCAGGAGATGGAGTACCCGGGGCCGCCCGCCGCAACCTGTGCAGGTTGATCGCGCGGACCAGCAGACCAGCAAGTGCCAGACCGGCTACGATCTTGCCGATTCAATTCGGGTCGAGTGCTGCAATGAGGAACTGATCGAATGACCACGATTGTCGAAAACACCGGCTTCGTCACGCTCATCAACGTCTTCAAGGTCGATCCCCAAAGACAACAGGATCTCATCGACCTGCTCACGCGTGCCACCGATACATCCGTGCGCCACGTGCCAGGCTTTGTTTCCGCGGCGCTTCACCGCAGCGTCGATGGCACGAAGGTCACGATGTACGCGCAATGGCAGAGCGCTGAGCACTACCAGGCCATGCGCGCGAACCCGGTCGCTTCCCCTTACCTCGAACAGGCACTTGCCATTGCCACGTTCGACCCGGGAATGTACGAGGTGGCCAAGGTCTTCTCTGCATCTGCCGGACCGAGCGGCGACTGATGCCTGTCCCTCGAAACAGGCCGCCTCCGGGGAAGACTGACCGTTGGCCCAACATAT
This region of Variovorax sp. RKNM96 genomic DNA includes:
- a CDS encoding GrpB family protein, yielding MKIDAFDESLEHRNILPYDPAYAEVFAQVQRHIQEHLEGVELVHIGSTAIRGLRGKPMVDAVAITQREDLRREQQAFEALGFHRRAVWVDKDEKPYVCASVVHDGRRFNINIHICHRGDPVHKDSLAFMDILDRRPDLRRKYEEAKDHAHTIDPVNPEVYNREKAAVIQEIQAQIEFAEKQGMP
- a CDS encoding antibiotic biosynthesis monooxygenase family protein, which gives rise to MTTIVENTGFVTLINVFKVDPQRQQDLIDLLTRATDTSVRHVPGFVSAALHRSVDGTKVTMYAQWQSAEHYQAMRANPVASPYLEQALAIATFDPGMYEVAKVFSASAGPSGD